The following proteins are encoded in a genomic region of Drosophila miranda strain MSH22 chromosome 4, D.miranda_PacBio2.1, whole genome shotgun sequence:
- the LOC108163659 gene encoding hemocytin-like yields MILSCRRGTWGIKNGAPTAKTIQYCDGACICRNGGICNGEKVCHCRKGYGGVSCEKNKEFACPEEPPQLPRNSKTVCRGDTCEVQCSRGFSLADGRSRVLLKCEGTKYIDLAGGHTKISDCEATCSPVCLNGGKCIAANVCECPPNLRGKQCQYPVSSCNITTFNGNFQCDHAPDRSECRLTCPSLPGVSVQGTLQSLYVCDYSTGQFQPTPAVKCIYPPNRNISQHISTSDTQTNGTVTITGGHVLPWPDNLISICDQYGRYNNSNDWISERPDVDDIDGADRLRPKPLKDIVVAPQPSVCSSWNGRNIRTFDGLLYRVPLNCAHTLVSDKIYGAFHVSIKSPSSTSPLTIQIQWQSVQYTLENLNGSVTLSTPSKKLSLPVQVLGMKIVTFAQHIEVDLESVGLQLIWDHHQQLAVHASVDLWQKLGGLCGHLDGNCDNDLMSRSGSVSKAIRTFTDSWRNADQTCVLEPDEDLAQCHGDRHKKAVSKCKDLLYNLNLKSCLEQFNQETLLRTCISDQCACADGQDCSCNLLQSLVDECRFEGLKPAKDWRNLQLCPISCSGGRIYQTCGPQSQPTCENEGVSAPGECFEGCYCPEGKLQYRDTCIERKMCPCELRGREFQPGEKHQKDCNTCLCQSGKWRCTDNKCDKRCSAFGDPHYRTFDGKRYDFQGRCLYYLLKTSSRSVEGENIKCSGAIDEAVEPSPTGHSCTRSIVVRFTLRDGGPTVIKLDQKLHSSVNGEAVTQLPLELGNCEVVLRLASHHFLTVTFDDGLVVWWNGQSTVHIDAPYSYFDNTAGLCGTFNDNTKDDFLTPDGDYEGTAVAFANKWRTKEMCAEPEPPVAPTPCSENPQQLKVAEEICSLLRSDTFSPCHWAVDPTSHYEDCIADICAAKDSTTSPATTNKALCELLADYAHLCVRNGIRTSWRQSIKQCSIKGPRVQQLCTCLDGLWQCQDADKDDLIVYPPLGNLRKQCAKTPYAKFVSCAPKEPRTCKNMHDFKPDTAACRPGCVCDDGYVYDVTRQQCVPSEKCSCYHAGRSFDDGDTFKELCNLCVCQGGSWKCSRNDCESSCSIWGDSHFSTFDGKDFDFLGECDYILSKGVNDQGHGFSIVIQNVLCGSSGVTCSKSLEINLSGKASEGKGQGQEQLKLSAGGIYATDSNTSTIAGLRKQISSHSSSSFHIYKAGVFVVVEVLSLHLQIKWDEGTRVYVKIGNEWQGRVAGLCGNNNGNSLDDFKSPSGGQETEPTLFGHSWRTHQQCVLPQQLFDSCQRNPQRRAWSELQCSVLKSPLFAACHVEVPLERYLKRCIFDTCACDQGGDCECLCTAVAAYADACAKKSINVRWRTPHFCPMQCDTHCSDYSACTPACPVETCDNLLDQGDSGRLCHHENCVEGCLIKPCPPGQIYLNDTHTVCVPRSECKPVCLVREDITYYEGDITYTDDCATCRCSKKKEVCSGKPCPPVVTTEGPSVTGTGTLPNQDRGKNCVRGWSRWLDRGSSAGGINLNDVEPLPKFDRFESIYGTCDREYMTSIECRVKDNKQSYDLVDDNVVCNLDRGLVCVGKCHDYEIRVHCLCDDDGYTTAKPPPPPPPTEICDPSFQMFKEYPGDCYKYLRCEHIPGNTNWHWVPGSCGTNLMFNTAIGACDQVSIVSRIRPQCRKITDRCRDDEEWNDCANQCEHTCHFFGQQLIKRGLCNPAEHCKGGCVPKKRPDCRALGKFWRDENTCVDQDDCPCLDDDNDKYVQPHGIIINDQFDCQCVFNQYVCVPKKTTTEAPPIGGHTTTTALPLIPTTLTPPVLCPTNSMVRFFTREPSISDSAFSASSSLSNNHVAHLARLHRKPKLNAGAWTPKISDQSQYLQVDFERPQGIYGLLIAGDPHNDNYVTLFKVLYSLDGEGYHELIDQRGEPQVLIGPKDSRVARAHVFQRPIEAKSVRLYPLRWQNAIAIRFDLLLCNHVPTTTAPVPDRTTPLPPTKPPLDRLICDDPLGVDNGDLQPHQVTASSIWLSSQVDSQVGLLDLLQFRSQLGWRPLANKQDEYVDFDFLEPRNVTAVQTRGGVHGWVTAYRVLFSLNRLVWNELPGPNGDAHIFEGNRDAQGIQTNGFVRPLVTRYLRLVPTGWEKNINWRIEPLGCFLPYPNTTKPIMRPCTVCKGIDLPSLTGGDCPCSDGLFWTGSKCIERNLCPCIDNFTPYPIGTKFENKDCEECVCLLGGIISCKPQTCPPCPTHMRRVRNGCHCECQLCPPTTRLCPTSGDCIPNEWWCNHVQNCADDEDETCDPAQTTLQPPTTRKPPTECPVIECPPGYTVKIRGKIPKVLSEMLLTSVSTENFDIDQAIEPLKEWLSQLQSSDNPEIASVVRKVLSSLTATEGEEAVVKPQRESGLTLELLELNELPLIPQRPETEASTALPLGIIELLKKIGIAEPTISDYSDTDQAGDELELDSETLLLVNGARGTKDSSELSLYGYNFQLPRELQALMGLTPYIATRDLKNMELCDAFCCLPQSNQTCMDPKCPEGYEPIVDTASIGAGKCPIYTCRRSRIPDDTCDITGRIFSTFDGTVYKYDICSHTLARDTDGNRWSISTQLQCAPDQPSCGAKTLIISDQQRGIAISILPNQRVIFNGYEFSVRDLALVNAIRRSFVISQIGETIVVVCRQHKFWVQYAASGNIRIGVSQDLLGRVDGLCGFYNGRSDDDKRTPQRLHVISSTDFGDAWYDRKVPLDKCRPQVCPVDLQQRALQMCQAVRHPSFGACSVSVNIQDFLSRCVENTCECLKANAGAEGSCRCDLLQQFVGQCLAVNRHLQLTSWRSVHRCNQTCRPPLIHHDCYRQRCEQQCGDLQSGQTASVCPSIPRTCFSGCYCPEGTVRRGEECVPIEDCKDCKCTLFGASKFVTYDGSSYSFKGNCTYLVTRDLLLPGSYHFQVYATIKPCGPTETESCVQALHVTAGEHTLHIERHAQDVKLLADGYQVSLWPHQSTWLKVIQQREQQLIVQLPQAKLELIVNLNTLQFQLSVPSVRYGSRMEGLCGNCNGLSIDDLHINPLKKPTDQRPLGLIDFVTSWQIDEPRLGINTRPCQGHQICKALPRERNLCYHLIVQSGIFDRCPLLVDPLAFIQACQKDTCTATTDKQVICDALSAYAAECNAAGVCVDWRPFAECPAQCPPGLSYKSCDCDVNCDTGVDRVDHSNLAIIFKGRCLHTERHEGCFCPDDKVLHHGKCVSPSKCIACGDGRHVGDVWQPDKCTNCTCLASGQVSCEKEQCGRDTDHICQKGFTQVVLQRDYECCPTRICVGDIEKPPGHVCEKPKLPDCGPDQHRIVDKDVNECPIYICECKPKVQCEPTSPVKLRPGEKLQPVDDGCCPGQRVVCVPSKCPKPPAVCDEHHYELISQKLPGDCCAVHKCVPPKDKCLSHHDNVVQAHHTGDKWQDPLDPCVSYECVVIGNLLQTVHTILSCDKKCPPGYTYEHTNSAKCCGSCVPTGCHHDGKLYKPDEQWNSLDKCITYTCVSLDGQLIRHESHEACADVSQCPLADLVDNGGCCKRCKSRPPTLDKTGCQAVSLPLQHTVRLISYKSQDHGQCYNEQPIQGVTQCEGACDSAFKYNPLLIKFEDKCSCCAATGLRTVLVKVKCADGNYLEQSLEVPTGCSCEPCNKHHLAKVQPVEETKPVSVGELLDKEKENDDEEELNLQDLLDQSGGVITR; encoded by the exons ATGATTCTTTCCTGCAGGCGCGGCACATGGGGCATTAAGAACGGAGCGCCCACGGCAAAGACCATACAGTACTGCGATGGTGCTTGCATCTGCCGCAACGGTGGCATTTGCAACGGCGAGAAGGTGTGCCACTGTCGCAAGGGCTACGGCGGAGTCAGCTGTGAGAAGAACAAGGAGTTCGCGTGTCCGGAAGAGCCGCCTCAGCTGCCCAGGAATTCGAAAACCGTTTGCCGTGGCGACACCTGTGAGGTACAGTGCTCCAGAGGATTTTCCCTCGCCGATGGCCGCAGTCGGGTTCTGCTGAAGTGTGAGGGTACCAAATACATTGATTTGGCTGGAGGCCACACCAAGATATCGGATTGCGAGG CAACATGTTCTCCGGTTTGCCTCAACGGCGGCAAGTGCATTGCGGCCAATGTCTGTGAATGTCCACCCAACCTCCGGGGCAAGCAGTGCCAGTATCCAGTCTCTAGCTGCAACATAACCACGTTCAATGGCAACTTTCAATGCGACCACGCCCCAGATCGCTCCGAGTGTAGGCTGACCTGCCCATCTTTACCCGGAGTCAGTGTCCAGGGTACGCTGCAGTCGCTATACGTCTGTGATTACAGCACTGGCCAGTTTCAGCCCACACCAGCGGTCAAGTGCATTTATC CTCCCAATAGAAACATTTCGCAGCACATCAGCACTTCCGACACGCAGACAAATGGAACAGTAACCATAACTGGTGGCCACGTCCTCCCATGGCCGGATAATTTGATCAGCATCTGTGACCAATATGGTCGTTACAACAACAGTAATGACTGGATCTCTGAGCGGCCAGATGTTGATGACATTGATGGGGCCGACAGATTGCGTCCGAAGCCCCTCAAGGATATTGTTGTGGCACCACAGCCGTCGGTTTGCAGTTCTTGGAATGGTCGAAATATACGAACCTTTGACGGATTGCTGTATAGGGTGCCACTGAACTGTGCCCACACTCTGGTCAGTGACAAGATCTATGGGGCATTCCATGTGTCCATTAAGAGCCCCTCAAGCACATCGCCACTGACTATTCAGATCCAATGGCAGTCCGTGCAATACACGCTGGAGAATCTCA ATGGAAGTGTGACTCTTTCCACGCCCAGTAAGAAGCTTTCGCTGCCTGTCCAGGTGCTGGGCATGAAGATAGTGACGTTCGCTCAGCACATTGAAGTCGACCTTGAGTCGGTGGGTCTGCAATTAATCTGGGATCACCATCAGCAGCTCGCGGTGCACGCCAGTGTCGATCTCTGGCAAAAGTTGGGAGGTCTCTGTGGGCATCTCGATGGCAACTGTGACAATGATCTAATGAGCCGATCAGGCAGCGTGTCCAAGGCAATTCGCACTTTTACCGACAGTTGGCGCAATGCTGACCAAACGTGTGTCCTCGAGCCCGATGAGGATTTGGCTCAGTGCCACGGAGATCGCCATAAGAAGGCCGTCAGCAAGTGCAAGGATCTGCTGTACAATCTTAACCTAAAGTCCTGTCTGGAGCAGTTCAACCAGGAGACTCTGCTGCGTACCTGTATCAGTGACCAATGTGCCTGTGCTGATGGTCAGGACTGCAGCTGCAATCTCCTGCAGTCGCTGGTGGACGAGTGTCGGTTTGAGGGCCTTAAGCCAGCCAAGGATTGGCGCAATCTTCAGCTGTGTCccatcagctgcagcggtggTCGCATCTACCAGACGTGTGGTCCGCAATCGCAGCCCACCTGCGAGAATGAAGGAGTCAGTGCGCCCGGTGAATGCTTTGAAGGATGCTATTGCCCCGAAGGCAAGCTGCAGTACAGGGACACGTGCATCGAACGAAAGATGTGTCCCTGCGAGCTGCGGGGACGAGAGTTCCAGCCCGGGGAGAAGCACCAAAAGGACTGCAACACGTGCCTCTGCCAGTCGGGGAAGTGGCGGTGCACCGACAACAAGTGCGACAAACGCTGCTCGGCCTTTGGGGATCCCCACTATCGCACCTTCGATGGCAAACGCTACGATTTCCAGGGCCGCTGCCTCTACTACCTGCTCAAGACTTCCAGTCGTTCAGTGGAGGGCGAAAACATCAAGTGCTCTGGGGCCATCGATGAAGCTGTGGAGCCATCGCCCACTGGACACTCCTGCACCAGATCGATAGTTGTGCGTTTTACCCTCAGAGATGGCGGTCCAACGGTCATCAAGCTGGACCAGAAGCTCCATAGCTCTGTCAACGGTGAGGCTGTGACGCAGCTCCCACTGGAGCTGGGTAACTGTGAAGTGGTGCTTCGACTGGCCAGCCATCATTTCCTGACGGTCACCTTTGACGACGGCCTGGTGGTGTGGTGGAACGGCCAATCGACAGTTCACATTGATGCACCCTACAGCTACTTTGACAACACGGCCGGGCTCTGTGGCACGTTCAACGACAACACGAAGGACGACTTCCTCACGCCCGACGGTGACTACGAAGGCACCGCTGTGGCGTTTGCCAATAAATGGCGGACCAAGGAGATGTgcgcagagccagagccacccGTGGCGCCCACACCCTGCTCCGAGAATCCCCAACAGCTAAAGGTAGCCGAAGAGATTTGCTCGCTGCTCAGATCCGATACCTTCTCGCCCTGCCACTGGGCTGTAGATCCTACCAGCCACTACGAGGACTGTATTGCCGATATATGTGCCGCCAAGGACTCCACCACAAGTCCGGCTACAACCAACAAGGCCTTGTGCGAGCTGCTTGCCGACTATGCCCATCTTTGCGTACGGAATGGCATTCGCACCAGCTGGCGGCAATCGATCAAACAGTGTTCAATCAAGGGTCCTCGGGTCCAGCAATTGTG CACCTGTTTGGATGGCCTTTGGCAGTGCCAGGATGCGGACAAGGATGACTTAATCGTTTATCCGCCATTAGGCAACCTTCGCAAACAGTGTGCCAAGACTCCCTACGCCAAGTTCGTCTCCTGTGCCCCCAAAGAGCCCAGGACATGCAAGAACATGCATGACTTCAAGCCGGACACTGCCGCCTGTCGTCCCGGCTGTGTCTGTGACGATGGCTACGTGTACGATGTGACGCGCCAGCAGTGCGTGCCATCGGAGAAGTGCTCCTGCTACCATGCGGGACGGAGCTTTGATGACGGCGACACCTTCAAAGAGCTGTGCAATCTGTGCGTTTGCCAGGGTGGCTCCTGGAAGTGCAGCCGCAACGATTGCGAGTCCTCTTGCAGTATCTGGGGTGACTCTCACTTCAGCACCTTCGATGGTAAGGACTTTGACTTCCTGGGCGAGTGCGATTACATACTGTCCAAGGGCGTCAACGATCAGGGCCATGGCTTCTCCATTGTCATACAGAATGTACTGTGCGGCTCATCGGGTGTGACGTGCTCCAAGTCCTTGGAGATCAATTTGAGCGGCAAGGCAAGTGAGGGTAAGGGTCAGGGTCAGGAGCAGCTAAAGCTGAGCGCTGGCGGTATTTATGCAACGGATTCCAATACATCGACCATAGCAG GTCTTCGCAAGCAGATAAGCTCTCATTCCTCCAGCTCATTCCACATCTACAAGGCGGGAGTGTTTGTTGTCGTCGAGGTACTCTCCTTGCATCTGCAGATCAAATGGGACGAGGGGACCCGCGTCTATGTGAAGATTGGCAACGAGTGGCAGGGCCGGGTGGCCGGACTATGTGGCAACAACAATGGCAATAGCTTGGATGACTTCAAATCCCCATCGGGGGGACAGGAGACAGAGCCCACGCTCTTTGGTCACTCGTGGCGGACGCATCAGCAGTGCGTGCTGCCCCAACAACTGTTTGACTCGTGTCAGCGGAATCCACAGCGTCGTGCCTGGTCCGAGTTGCAATGTAGTGTCCTGAAGTCGCCCCTATTCGCAGCCTGCCATGTGGAGGTGCCGCTGGAGCGTTATCTGAAACGCTGCATCTTTGACACCTGTGCCTGCGATCAGGGTGGCGACTGCGAGTGCCTCTGCACGGCTGTGGCTGCCTATGCCGATGCTTGTGCCAAGAAAAGCATCAACGTGCGTTGGCGTACGCCCCACTTTTGTC CCATGCAATGTGATACCCATTGCTCGGACTACAGTGCCTGTACTCCAGCTTGTCCTGTGGAGACCTGCGATAATCTGCTAGATCAGGGAGATTCGGGGCGTTTGTGTCATCACGAGAACTGCGTCGAGGGCTGCCTGATCAAGCCCTGTCCGCCGGGTCAGATATATTTGAACGACACCCACACGGTGTGCGTGCCCAGGTCAGAGTGCAAGCCAGTGTGTCTGGTGCGGGAGGACATCACATACTACGAGGGCGACATCACCTACACGGATGACTGTGCCACCTGTCGCTGCTCCAAGAAGAAGGAGGTGTGTAGTGGCAAGCCCTGTCCACCCGTCGTAACCACTGAAGGACCATCTGTCACGGGCACAGGAACATTGCCAAATCAAGATCGGGGCAAGAACTGTGTGCGCGGCTGGTCGCGTTGGTTGGATCGTGGCTCGAGTGCTGGTGGCATTAATCTCAACGATGTGGAACCGCTGCCCAAGTTCGATCGCTTCGAGTCCATTTACGGCACCTGCGATCGGGAGTACATGACCAGCATCGAATGCCGCGTTAAGGACAACAAACAGTCGTACGACCTTGTGGATGATAATGTCGTCTGCAACCTGGATCGGGGTCTTGTCTGTGTGGGTAAATGCCACGACTACGAGATTCGAGTACATTGCCTGTGCGATGATGATGGATACACCACCGCTAAGCCCccaccgccgccaccaccCACAGAGATCTGCGATCCATCGTTCCAGATGTTCAAGGAGTACCCTGGGGACTGCTACAAGTATCTGCGCTGCGAGCACATTCCTGGGAATACAAACTGGCACTGGGTGCCCGGTTCTTGTGGCACCAATCTGATGTTCAATACGGCCATCGGTGCCTGCGATCAGGTCTCAATAGTATCACGGATTAGGCCGCAGTGCCGCAAGATAACCGACCGTTGTCGCGACGATGAGGAGTGGAACGATTGCGCCAACCAATGCGAGCACACGTGCCACTTCTTTGGCCAGCAGTTGATTAAGCGAGGGCTCTGCAATCCCGCCGAACACTGCAAGGGCGGATGCGTGCCTAAGAAGCGGCCGGATTGTAGGGCCCTAGGTAAGTTCTGGCGCGATGAGAACACCTGTGTGGATCAGGATGACTGTCCTTGCCTGGACGATGACAATGATAAGTACGTGCAACCACATGGGATTATTATCAATGATCAGTTCGACTGTCAATGTGTGTTCAATCAATATGTGTGCGTCCCAAAAAAGACCACCACGGAGGCGC CACCGATTGGAGGTCACACCACAACTACAGCATTACCTTTGATACCCACAACTCTTACTCCGCCTGTATTGTGCCCAACAAATAG CATGGTTCGCTTCTTTACGAGGGAACCCTCTATAAGCGACAGTGCCTTCAGTGCTTCCAGCTCGCTGAGCAACAACCACGTGGCGCATTTGGCCCGTCTGCACCGTAAGCCCAAGCTCAATGCTGGGGCTTGGACACCGAAGATCAGCGATCAGTCGCAATATTTACAGGTGGACTTTGAGCGGCCGCAAGGCATCTATGGACTGCTCATTGCCGGCGATCCACACAACGACAACTATGTGACGCTCTTCAAGGTGCTGTACAGCCTGGATGGCGAGGGCTATCACGAACTGATCGATCAACGAGGAGAGCCACAGGTGCTGATAGGACCTAAGGATTCGCGTGTGGCCCGTGCGCATGTTTTCCAGCGCCCCATCGAGGCCAAGTCTGTGCGTCTCTATCCGCTGAGATGGCAGAATGCCATTGCCATACGCTTTGATCTACTGCTTTGCAACCATGTGCCAACCACCACAGCTCCAGTGCCCGATAGGACGACGCCTCTGCCGCCCACGAAGCCACCACTCGACAGGCTGATCTGTGACGACCCTCTCGGTGTGGACAACGGAGACCTACAGCCCCATCAAGTGACCGCGAGCAGTATTTGGCTATCCTCGCAGGTTGATAGCCAGGTGGGTCTCTTGGACCTGCTGCAGTTCCGCTCCCAGCTGGGCTGGCGTCCACTGGCCAACAAGCAGGACGAGTATGTGGACTTTGATTTCCTGGAGCCACGCAACGTGACAGCCGTACAGACACGGGGCGGAGTCCACGGCTGGGTCACCGCCTATCGCGTACTCTTCTCCCTGAACAGGCTGGTGTGGAACGAGCTGCCTGGACCGAATGGAGATGCTCATATCTTTGAAGGCAATCGGGATGCCCAGGGTATTCAAACGAATGGCTTTGTACGACCGCTGGTCACACGATATCTACGACTGGTGCCCACGGGATGGGAGAAGAACATCAACTGGCGCATTGAGCCGCTGGGCTGTTTCCTTCCTTACC CCAACACTACTAAGCCCATTATGCGACCCTGCACCGTCTGCAAGGGCATCGACCTGCCGTCTTTGACTGGAGGCGATTGCCCTTGCAGCGATGGTCTCTTTTGGACTGGCTCCAAGTGCATCGAACGTAATCTCTGCCCCTGCATCGACAACTTCACGCC CTATCCCATTGGAACGAAATTCGAGAATAAAGACTGCGAGGAGTGCGTCTGTCTGTTGGGGGGAATCATCAGTTGCAAGCCACAGACCTGCCCACCCTGTCCGACCCACATGCGGCGTGTCCGCAATGGCTGCCACTGCGAGTGTCAGCTGTGCCCGCCCACCACGCGGCTATGCCCCACCAGCGGGGATTGTATTCCAAATGAATGGTGGTGCAATCACGTCCAGAATTGTGCCGATGATGAGGATGAGACATGTGATCCTGCACAGACAACGCTGCAGCCAC CCACCACCAGAAAACCCCCTACAGAGTGTCCTGTTATCGAGTGTCCCCCCGGTTACACCGTCAAGATTAGGGGAAAAATACCAAAAGTATTATCCGAAATGCTCTTGACCTCTGTCTCTACAGAAAATTTTGACATCGATCAGGCCATCGAGCCATTGAAGGAGTGGCTATCGCAGCTGCAATCCTCGGATAACCCTGAGATTGCTTCAGTGGTCCGTAAAGTACTATCCTCTTTAACTGCCACTGAAGGGGAGGAGGCGGTGGTGAAGCCTCAAAGAGAGTCAGGTCTAACACTGGAACTGTTGGAGCTTAATGAATTGCCTTTGATTCCACAAAGGCCAGAGACAGAGGCCTCGACTGCATTGCCACTGGGAATCATTGAGCTTCTAAAGAAGATTGGCATTGCAGAACCCACGATTTCCGACTATTCGGATACGGATCAGGCAGGGGATGAGCTAGAGCTGGACTCGGAGACACTGTTGCTAGTAAATGGCGCACGTGGAACCAAAGATAGTTCAGAGTTGAGCTTGTACGGATACAACTTCCAGCTGCCACGAGAGCTGCAGGCTCTGATGGGTCTAACTCCTTACATTGCCACCAGAGATCTTAAGAATATGGAGCTTTGCGACGCCTTCTGCTGCCTGCCCCAGAGCAACCAGACTTGCATGGATCCCAAGTGTCCAGAGGGTTACGAACCAATCGTTGATACTGCCAGCATTGGAGCCGGAAAGTGTCCCATCTACACCTGCAGACGGTCACGGATACCAGACGATACGTGCGACATAACCGGACGTATTTTCAGCACTTTCGATGGTACCGTCTACAAGTATGACATCTGCAGCCACACCCTGGCCCGGGATACGGACGGTAATCGTTGGTCCATCAGCACACAGCTCCAGTGTGCCCCAGATCAGCCGAGCTGCGGGGCCAAAACTCTGATCATTAGCGACCAGCAGAGAGGTATTGCCATCAGCATTCTGCCCAACCAGCGGGTGATCTTCAACGGCTATGAGTTCAGTGTACGCGATTTGGCCTTGGTAAACGCCATCCGGCGATCCTTCGTCATTAGCCAGATAGGAGAGACCATTGTGGTCGTTTGTCGCCAACACAAGTTCTGGGTGCAGTATGCGGCCAGTGGGAACATAAGGATTGGTGTCTCCCAGGACCTGCTCGGCCGTGTGGATGGGTTGTGTGGCTTCTACAATGGTCGAAGTGATGATGATAAGCGTACCCCTCAAAGATTACATGTGATCAGCAGCACAGACTTTGGGGATGCCTGGTATGACCGCAAGGTGCCACTGGACAAGTGTCGGCCGCAGGTCTGCCCCGTGGATTTGCAGCAACGAGCCCTACAAATGTGCCAAGCAGTCAG ACATCCCTCGTTTGGAGCCTGCAGCGTCTCGGTTAACATCCAGGACTTCCTCAGCCGGTGCGTGGAGAATACCTGCGAGTGCCTGAAGGCCAATGCCGGTGCCGAGGGCAGCTGTCGCTGCGACCTTCTGCAGCAATTCGTTGGTCAATGCCTGGCCGTCAATCGCCACTTGCAGCTGACTAGCTGGAGGAGTGTGCACCGCTGCAACCAGACCTGCCGTCCCCCTCTTATACACCACGATTGCTACAGGCAACGCTGCGAACAGCAGTGCGGCGACCTCCAGAGCGGCCAGACGGCCAGCGTTTGTCCATCCATACCAAGGACCTGCTTCTCTGGATGCTACTGCCCCGAGGGCACTGTGCGGCGAGGTGAAGAATGTGTACCCATCGAGGACTGCAAGGACTGCAAATGCACCTTGTTCGGGGCCAGCAAGTTTGTCACATACGACGGAAGCAGCTACAGCTTCAAGGGCAACTGCACCTATCTGGTTACCAGGGATCTGCTCCTGCCAGGCAGCTACCATTTCCAGGTCTATGCCACCATCAAGCCTTGCGGTCCCACGGAGACGGAGAGCTGTGTACAGGCGCTGCATGTGACTGCTGGAGAGCACACTCTCCACATCGAACGACACGCGCAGGATGTGAAGCTGTTGGCTGATGGCTACCAAGTCTCCCTGTGGCCTCATCAGTCCACCTGGCTGAAGGTGATTCAACAGAGGGAACAGCAACTGATTGTGCAACTACCACAAGCCAAGCTCGAGTTAATTGTGAATCTGAATACACTGCAGTTTCAG CTGAGTGTGCCTTCGGTACGGTATGGCAGTCGCATGGAGGGTCTGTGCGGCAACTGCAACGGCCTTAGCATAGACGATTTGCACATCAATCCCCTTAAGAAACCTACGGATCAGCGTCCCTTGGGGTTGATAGACTTTGTCACCAGTTGGCAGATAGACGAACCCCGGCTGGGCATTAACACGCGTCCCTGCCAGGGCCATCAGATCTGCAAAGCCCTGCCCCGGGAGCGCAATCTTTGCTATCACCTGATCGTACAGTCGGGCATCTTTGACCGTTGTCCTTTGCTCGTAGATCCGCTGGCATTCATTCAGGCCTGCCAGAAGGACACCTGCACTGCCACCACGGACAAGCAGGTGATCTGTGACGCTCTCAGTGCCTATGCAGCCGAGTGTAACGCTGCTGGCGTCTGTGTCGACTGGCGTCCCTTTGCCGAGTGCCCGGCACAGTGTCCGCCTGGATTGTCCTACAAGTCCTGCGATTGCGACGTCAACTGTGACACTGGGGTTGATCGTGTTGATCATAGCAATCTAGCGATCATTTTCAAGGGACGCTGCCTGCATACAGAACGTCATGAGGGCTGCTTCTGTCCCGATGACAAGGTACTTCACCACGGCAAATGCGTATCCCCCAGCAAGTGCATAGCCTGCGGCGACGGCCGTCACGTGGGCGACGTTTGGCAGCCGGATAAATGCACAAATTGCACTTGTCTCGCCAGCGGACAGGTCAGCTGTGAAAAGGAGCAGTGTGGTCGCGATACGGATCACATCTGCCAGAAGGGCTTTACTCAGGTGGTGCTGCAAAGGGATTACGAGTGCTGCCCCACTCGCATATGCGTGGGAGACATTGAAAAGCCTCCTGGACACGTTTGTGAGAAGCCCAAGTTGCCCGATTGCGGTCCAGACCAGCATCGAATTGTGGACAAGGATGTCAATGAATGTCCCATCTATATATGCG AATGCAAGCCCAAGGTTCAATGTGAGCCTACTTCTCCAGTGAAACTACGACCAGGAGAGAAACTGCAACCCGTAGACGACGGTTGCTGTCCCGGACAACGAGTTGTCTGTGTGCCCAGCAAGTGCCCGAAGCCGCCTGCAGTATGCGATGAGCATCACTATGAACTGATCTCACAGAAATTGCCCGGAGACTGCTGTGCCGTACACAAATGTGTGCCGCCCAAGGATAAGTGCCTGAGTCATCACGACAATGTGGTGCAGGCCCATCATACAGGCGACAAGTGGCAGGATCCGCTGGACCCGTGCGTCTCGTACGAGTGCGTGGTTATCGGCAATCTGTTGCAGACAGTGCACACCATTCTCAGCTGTGACAAAAAGTGTCCGCCTGGGTACACCTACGAGCACACGAATAGCGCCAAGTGTTGCGGCTCCTGCGTGCCAACGGGCTGCCATCACGATGGCAAACTGTACAAGCCAGACGAGCAGTGGAACAGCCTGGACAAGTGCATCACGTACACTTGCGTGTCCCTCGACGGTCAACTGATCAGACACGAGTCGCACGAGGCCTGTGCGGATGTCAGCCAGTGCCCGCTTGCGGATCTTGTGGATAATGGCGGCTGTTGCAAGCGGTGCAAGAGTAGGCCCCCGACGCTGGATAAAACAGGCTGTCAGGCCGTATCTCTGCCCCTTCAGCACACGGTTAGGCTGATCAGCTACAAGAGCCAGGATCATGGGCAATGCTACAACGAGCAACCGATCCAGGGTGTCACCCAGTGCGAAGGTGCCTGCGATTCGGCCTTCAAGTACAATCCGCTTTTGATCAAGTTTGAGGATAAGTGCAGCTGCTGTGCCGCCACGGGTTTGAGAACCGTCTTGGTGAAGGTAAAGTGTGCCGATGGAAACTATCTAGAACAGTCCCTGGAAGTGCCCACAGGCTGCAGTTGTGAACCGTGCAACAAACACCATTTGGCAAAAGTGCAGCCTGTTGAGGAAACGAAACCCGTGTCTGTGGGTGAGCTCTTGgacaaggagaaggagaacgATGATGAAGAGGAGCTCAATCTGCAAGACTTACTCGATCAAAGCGGTGGCGTAATTACGCGTTAA